Genomic window (Paenibacillus sp. PK3_47):
GGACCTGTCCTGCGGGTTAGTTCGCGAAGATGCCATCCTGTATGCAAATGCCGGAGATGATAAGACGCTGAAACAGCTGGAAGCGGAGTTTGAGGCTTATCAGAAGATCGGGATCCCGGGGGAATGGCAGGATAACATCTCGCTGCCGCTGATGGCTGGAGGAGCCATTAAGCTTTCGGGCCAATACCGTTTCCATCCGCTGCAGTATCTTAAGGGACTGCTGGACGTCGTCCTCGAAAAGGGCGGTGTCGTCTTCGAGCACACCACGATCGGGGAGAAGGTGGATAAAGACGGTCTCCTCACGCTGCACACCGAAGGGGAGGAGTACACCATCAAGTGCCGCCACGCCGTTTCGGCTTCCCATTTCCCTTTTTATGACGGGGGCGGCCTTTATTTCACGCGCCTGCATGCGGAACGTTCCTACGCTCTGGCCATTCAGCCTGAAGCTGATTATGAGGGAGGGATGTATCTGAGCGCCTCAACCCCGACACGCTCCCTGCGGGCAGTGGAATGGAACGGCCAGAAGCTGGTGCTCGTCGGCGGTGAAGGGCACAAGACCGGTCAGGGCATCTGCACCTTCGGCCATTACGAGAATCTGGAGGTGTTCGCCGGCGAACTGCTTGGCATCAAGGGCATTCCTTACCGCTGGTCGGCCCAGGATCTCATTACGGTGGACAAAGTTCCTTACATCGGCAAGCTTGATGATGAAGAAATTTATATTGCCACAGGCTTCGCCAAGTGGGGCATGACCAACGGAACACTGGCGGCACGCATGATTACGGATCAGATCACAGGCAAGGGCAGCCCATACACCGAGCTGTATGATCCTTCCCGCTTCAAGGCCAAACCCGGTATCAAAAACTTCATTGTACAAAACAGCAATGTAGCCAAAGAGCTGGTAACCGGCAAGCTGGAATTTGTCCACAAAAAAACACGCGATCTGCAGGCCGACGAAGGTGCCGTTGTATTCCATGACGGCAAACGGGTAGGCGCCTACCGCGATACCGGGGGCAAGCTCCATCTTGTGGACAGAACCTGTACCCATATGGGCTGTGAATGTGAATGGAATGACGGGGAACGCTCCTGGGACTGCCCTTGTCACGGCTCCCGCTTCTCCTACGATGGAAAAGTGCTCGAAGGTCCGGCTACGGTACCGCTGACCAAGATTGAGGCGGAAGAATAAGCGGCTGCGGCGTGATTGCCTGGCTCCGCTCAGGTATAATAGTAGCTGAACTGCTTAATCACTAATTAAGTATGCAAAGGGAGCGTGAGTACTGGTTATGGATTTAAGAGGAAAAAGCATTGTAATTACCGGCGCAGGCAAAGGGATCGGTAAAGCTCTGGCGATGGCACTGGCCAAGGAAGGCGCCAATCTGGGCCTCGTCTCCAGAACAGCTGCAGATCTGGAGGCGCTGAAATCAGCGCTTACCGAGGTATATGACGTAAAGGTCAGCATCGCCGTAGCCGATATCGCAGTCCGCGAAGAAGCGGAGCGGGCTGTAGTCTCGCTGCAGAATGACCTCGGGGCATTCGATGCGCTGATCAACAATGCCGGAATTGCCAAGTTCGGCACTCTGGTCGAAATGGACCCGGCGGAATGGGAACGCCATATGCAGGTCAACCTGTTCGGGACTTATTATGTGACCCGTGCCGCTCTGCCGGCGATGATCGAACGCAGCAGCGGGAATATCATCAATATCTCTTCCACCGCCGGAGAACGCGGCTTTGCCACCGGTTCGGCTTACTGCGCTTCCAAGTTCGCCCTGATGGGCATGACCGAAGCGCTGGCCCAGGAAGTGCGCAAGCACAACATCCGTGTCGTTGCACTGACGCCAAGCACGGTCAACACGGGACTGGCCGAGAATGCAGGGCTGAAAATCGGTGATGAAGACCGGATGATGCAGCCTGAGGATGTGGCAGAGCTGACACTGGCGGCACTCAAGCTGCCTGACCGTGTATTCCTGAAGACGGCAGGAATCTGGACGACCAACCCGCAATAACCTTAACTTTAATCCAGGGAGGGCACAGCATGCTGGTTGTTACCAACACCATCAGGGTCAAGGAAGGCCATGGCGAAGCCTTGGCCGGGCGTTTTGCAGGGGCCGGCGGCGTTCAGGACATGCCTGGCTTTGTACGTATGGAGGTCTGGCACGGCGAGGCCAAGGACGGCGCGGAAGAGCTGAAGATCTGTACGGTATGGGAGAACGAAGAGGCGTTCAAGGGCTGGACCGCCAGCCCTTCCTTCCGTGAATCGCACCGGGGAGCCGGCGGGAATGAGGCTATTCTCGGCGCTTCCCTCGACAAGTACCGGCTGCTGGTCAGCCGTACGCCGGGAGAATAATTGTATTTCATCACAAAAGGGACGTTCCTTTAAGCCATGCGGCTTAGAGGAACGTCCCTTCTTTTGCTGATATGCGCGCCGCCTAATGCTCTTCAGCAGCCTGCGGCTGAGACACTTCATGGTGCTTGCCGGGCCAGAAAGACCAGCGGCCGAGCAGCAGCGTTATCGCAGGCACCAGGAACGGGCGGACGACAAAGGTGTCAAGCAGCACACCGATTGCCGTAATAATCCCGAACTGCACCAGCACCTGAATCGGCAGAGTGGCCAGTACGGCAAAGGTTCCGGCCAGAATGAGGCCTGCGGACGTGATTACCGATCCGGTCTCATTCACCCCTTCGGCAATGGCCTGTTTCAGCGGCATCACCTTACGTTTTTTCCAGATGTTCGAGATCATAAAGATGTTGTAGTCCTCGCCCAGCGCAACCAGGAAGACGAAGGAATACAGCGGGATCGCACCCTGGATGGCGTCTGCACCAAGCACATAATGGATAATGATCCAGCCCAGCCCCAGCGCAGAGAAGAAGGACAGGATTACTGTTGCCACCAGATAGACGGTAGCGACCAGTGACCGCAGATAGATCAGCAGCAGCAGGGAAATCAGCCCGATTACCACCGGTATGATGAGATCCGTATCCCGCTCCCCGAGCTCTTTGGTATCATACTGGGTGGCAGTCTGTCCGCTGATCCAGACCCGTTCCTGCGGATTATCCAGACCTGCATCGGTCAACGCCTGCTCCACCGTGTTCTGAAGCGCCGGTATATGGCTCATCGCTTCAAGCGAATACGGATTATCCTTAAACTCGATATCGAATCCGATAATATCCTTGTTAACCGCCCCGGTCTGCGGATCAGAGACTGTATCCACGTAAGACAAGCCTCCGAGCACCACTTTGAAATCCCCGCCGTCAGCCTGGCCGCCGGTGTCGATCATCAGCTTGGCCGGTGCCAGCTCCCCGGGCGAGAACTGCGTACCGATCAGGTCAAAACCCTGCCGGGATTCCATATCCTCCGGGAAGGAGGACAGCAGGTCATAGGTGAACCTGATGCCGCTGGAGAAGGAAGCAAGTACACCCAACAATACAACCGTTACGCCCACAATGGCCCACGGGCGCGAAACGACGAATCCGCCGATGCCCTTTTTACGTGAAACCTTAACCTCAGGTACAGGCTTGCCCTTGGCTTTGGCCCGCTCGGCTTCCATTTGCGGCGTGCGCGGAATGAACGGAAAGAACGATTTACGGCCAAAGATCGCCAGCAGTGCCGGTACCAATGTCAGACTGGCAATACCCATAATGAGAATCGAAACGCTGAACGGAACCGCAAAGCGGTGATAAGCCCCGTACTTCGCCAGTAGCAGTGCGAACAAGGCCAGGACTACTGTAAATCCGCTCATTGCTATCGCGCCGGAGGAGTGGCTTATGGCGCTCAACAGCGCGCGGCCCTTGTTCTCTTCCACCTTCAGCATTTGTCTGAAGCGGGAGATCAGGAACAGGCAGTAATCCGTTCCGGCACCGAACAGCAGCACAGTCATAATTGAGATGGCCTGGGAATCCACCGTGATCCAGCCCTCCTGTGCCATTTTCCCGAGCAGCGGACTTGTTAATCCATAAGCGAATCCTACCGCCACCAGCGGGATTAAGGCCAGCACAGGAGAACGGTAAATCAGCAGCAGGAACACCAGCACGAGAATGACTGTCGCAATCAGCAGAGATACGTCCGCATCCTCAAATAGTCCTGTGGCATCGATTGAAATACCTACAGGTCCCGATACCCTCAGGCTCAGTTCGCTGCTCTCCACCTCAGCCGCCGCCGGGTCGGCTCCGGTCTCTGCGCTTACAAGCGCCTTCAGCTGCGTTACCGCTTCACCTAACTGGTCGCTGTCAGCCGTTTTCTCGAACAGCACCGGTGTAACCAGTGTGCTGCGGTCTTCCGACAGCGAGGCCTGCAGCGCCTGAGGCGGCAGCTGCCCCAGCGGCGGCACAAAGTTCTGGTGCTCCAGAGGCTGCTGCTCCAGCTTGCCGTACACGGCGATAATATGTATCAGATCTTCTTCGGACAACCCGCCCTCCCTGTGCCATACCAGCAGTGCCGGTGTGCCGCTGCCGCCCGGAAACTCCTGCTCTGCCACGGCCGCCGCCCGTACGGATTGGGCATCATCGGGGAGATTCTGCGCATTATTAAGCACCTGCGAATTTACAGAGGGCCAGACAAGCGTTAGCACACCTACAGCCACAATCCAGACCAGAAGTGTGATCCACTTCGTTTTGCGGCCTGCCACCCATTTTCCGTAGCCTGACATTTCTTTCATCCTCTCCTCATTAACGGCATTCATCCAAAAATGAGCCGCGGGTCATTTTCTATCCATATCATATATACCCTGAAATTTTTAATCAAATCTTTTTCTTATTATGGGTCCATACAAAATTTTCCGTTTACAGCTATTCCTCCGCTTCAGCGCAAAAAAACGCCTCTCTGTCCGCAGTATTACCTAGCTGCTGTAACAGAGAAGCGCTGAACTATTCTAGTATTCTTTTTACAAAGTTATTACTGCTCAGCCGACATCCGGCAGATCATCCCCCGAAAATTGGCTGTTATAGAGGTCGGCATAGAATCCGCCTTGCTCCAGCAATTCTACATGGGTCCCCTTCTCGATTACGGTACCCTGGTTCATGACCAGGATCAGATCCGCGTCACGGATGGTCGACAGACGGTGGGCAATGACAAAGCTGGTCCGGCCGGTCATCAGCGTGTTCATAGCCTTCTGGATCTGCACTTCGGTCCGGGTATCGACGCTGCTTGTCGCTTCATCCAGAATGAGAATGGAAGGATCAGCCAGAATGGCCCGGGCAATCGTAAGCAGCTGCTTCTGCCCCTGGGAGATATTCGAAGCTTCCTCATTCAGAATCGTGTCGTAACCGAGCGGAAGCGTCCGGATAAAGTGGTCGGCATGTGCAGCCTTCGCGGCGCGCACCACATCCGCTTCTGTGGATCCTTCGCGGCCGTAAGCGATATTATCGCGGATGGTGCCGTTGAAGAGCCAGGTATCCTGCAGCACCATGCCGAACTTGCTGCGCAGCTCGCTGCGCTTCATGCGGGTAATATCCACACCGTCAATCCGGATTTCACCGCCGTTAAGCTCGTAAAACCGCATGAGCAGGTTGATCAGTGTAGTCTTGCCGGCACCGGTTGGTCCAACGATGGCGATGGTCTGCCCCGGGCTGACTTCAATATTCATGTCTTCGATCAGGATGGCATCCTCTTTATAGCCGAATTTCACGTGACGGAATTCAACCGCACCCTCTTCAGCGCCAACTGCAGGTCTGAACTGGGAATCAGCAACTTCGGGAACTTCTTCCTCTTCATCCAGCAGCTCAAATACGCGCTCCGCAGAGGCAATGGTAGACTGGATAATGTTCGCAATATTGGCCGTCTGCGTGATCGGCATGGTGAACTGGCGCGAATATTGGATAAAGGCCTGGATGTCCCCGACCTCAATCGCTTTGCGGGTTACAAAAATCCCCCCGACCACACAGACAAGCACATACCCCAGGTTACCGATGAACATCATCAGCGGCATAATCATCCCGGACATGAACTGGGCACGCCAGCCGGAATTGTACAGATCCTCATTAATTTTGTTGAAGTCGCTGAGCGACTGCTTTTCCCGGCCGAAAGCCTTGATAATCCGGTGGCCGGTGTACATTTCCTCTACATGGCCGTTCAGCTCGCCCAGAGATTTCTGCTGCCCGATGAAATGGGACTGTGACCGTTTGGAAATTGCAATAATAACGACAAAGCTCAGCGGCAGCGTAGTGATCGTAATCAAGGTCAGCCAAGGGCTGATCGTTAGCATCATAATAATGACACCGATAATGGTTACGATCGACGTAATCAGCTGGGTCAAGCTCTGCTGCAGCGTGGTGCTGATATTATCCACATCATTGGTTGCCCGGCTGAGAATTTCCCCGTGTGTCCGGGAATCGAAATACTTCAGCGGCAGGCGCTCCAGCTTGCTGTTGATCTGCTCACGCATATCAAAGACAACCTTCTGGGCCACATCCGCCATCACGTACTGCTGTATATAACTGAACAGGGAGCTGAGCAGATAAAGGCCGGCCAGAATGAGCAGAATATTATTTACATATTGAAAATCGATTGCCGCTCCCTCAACCCCCGTGAGTATGCCGTAAGCACCTTCAAACAGCTTGGTCGTTGCTTTACCCATAACCTTCGGGCTGAAAATGCTGAACACTGTGCTGGCTATCGCCATAATGAAGACAATCAGCAGCTGGGTCTGACGCGGGCGCAAATACCGGATCAGCCGGCGGAGCGTGCCTTTGAAATCCTTGGCCTTCTGCACCGGCATACTCATTCCGGGCGGCCCGCCGGGTCCGCGGTGACCGCGCGGAGGCTTGGGCATTCTGTTCGTCTTGTTCATGTCACTCATGCTATCTCCTCCTCTGACAACTGCGAGGATACGATCTCGCGGTACACTTCACTGTTCTCCAGCAGCTCGCGGTGATTGCCGATTCCGGCAATCCGGCCTTCATCCAGCACAATAATCCGGTCAGCATCCATAACGGTGCTGACCCGCTGGGCGACAATGAGCACCGTCGACTCGGTGGTCTCCTCTTTGAGCGCAGCACGCAGCCTGGCATCGGTTTTGAAGTCGAGGGCCGAGAAGCTGTCATCGAACAGGTAGACTTCCGGCTTCCGGACCAGTGCGCGGGCGATCGACAGGCGCTGCTTCTGGCCGCCGGAGACATTGTTCCCGCCCTGGGCGATCCCGGAATTGAAGCCCTCTTTCATCGCGGAGACGAAGTCATAAGCCTGTGCCACCTTGGCCGCGTGGATAATCTCCTCATCCGTTGCATCCTCTTTGCCGTAGCGGATATTATCGTTGATCGTACCGGTGAACAACACGGCTTTTTGCGGGATATAACCGATCTTGCTCCGCAGTTCCTCCTGCGTCATGTCGCGCACATCCACGCCGTCTACCCGCACAGCGCCTTCCACAACATCATAGAATCTTGGGATCATGCTTAGGAGTGTGGATTTACCCGAGCCGGTACCGCCGATGATGGCAGTGACCTCACCGGGACGTGCGCTGAAGCTTATTCCCGACAGGGCGGGCTGCTCCGCTCCAGGATAAGAGAAGGAGACATTCTCGAATTCCACGAACCCGCGCATCGTGTCACGGCCGTCCCCACGGGTAGCTTCTGCAGTATTATGCAGCTCAGTGGGACCGGGATCCTTGATCTCAGGCTGCATATCCAGCACTTCATTGATCCGGACAGCAGAGGCAGAAGCCCGGGGAATCAGCACGAACATCATGGACACCATAATCAGGGAGAACATAATCTGCATGGCGTACTGGATAAAGGCCATCAGTGAACCTACCTGAAGATCGCCGTCGCCGATCCGGATGCCCCCGTAATACAGAATGGCTATCATTGAAAAGTTCATGACTAGCATCATCAGCGGCATCAGGCCGGCCATGATTTTATTGACCTTAATTGCTGTTGCCGTCAGATCTGTATTCGCTTCGGTGAACCGTCTGTTCTCATGCTCGATCCGGTTGAACGAACGGATAACCCGGATACCGGTTAAATGCTCACGCAGCACGCGGTTCAGGGTATCGAGCTTGACCTGGATCGCTTTGAACAGCGGAAGGCCTTTCATCCCGATAAGCAGAATAGCGCCCACAAGCACCGGAATCACGACCACAAAAATAAGGGACAGCTTGGCGTCCTCCGACACCGCCATAATAATCCCCCCGATCATCATCATCGGAGCGCTGATCATCATGCGCAGCATCATTGTCAGTACGGTCTGTACTTGCGTAATATCATTGGTGGTCCGTGTAATGAGCGAAGCTGTACCCAGCTTGTCAAACTCATGCAGCGTGAAGTTCTCAACATGATTGAACATCCGCGAGCGGACATTTTTGCCGAAGCCTGCAGCAACCTTAGCCGACAAATAGCTGGCAACGACGGAGAACAACGCTCCAAGGCCCGCAACCAGCAGCATGAAGCCGCCGATTTTCCAGATGTAGCTGCGGTCAGCCTGAACGATCCCTTTATCCACGATGTCGGACATAAGAGTAGGAAGATACAGGTCGCCCATGGACTGCAGAAACACAAGAATCAGTATCATGGCTACCGCCAGCTTGAAGGGCTTCAGTTCTTTCAATAATTTAATCAAGGTCATCATCTCCGTTCTTTTGTAACCGGTCCAGGTTAGGCGGGGGATTGTCTTCTATAAACGTATGCACCTTCAAAAGGAGCTCGGCAAGCCGGCTGCTGTCCTCTTCGCCCAGATAGTCTACCAGTTTGTTCAGGGAAGCATCCATGTGGGCCTTGGCTTTGCGCGTAATCGCCACCCCCTGCTCTGTCAGCTTGACCCGCACCACCCTCCGGTCAGAGGGATCCGCCTGTCTTACAACCATGTCCTTGGCTTCAAGGCTGTTGATAAGCTGGGTCACAGTCGGCGGCGTAATCTGCAGGCGGCGGCTGATCTCCGATACCTTAAGCCCCTCCTCTGAGGAATGAGCATGTTTGGCCAGACATATTAATAAAGTCATCTCACTTGGCTTATGGCCCTCCACGGTTTGCCTCAAATGGGCCCGCCGAAGCTGCCGGATCGCGGCAAAAAGCCTGTGACCGACTGGATTGTCATCATCTATCCCAATATCGTCCACCTCTTTTAGTTAGGCATGCAAATAATTAAACACAATATTAATTAGGCTCACTAATTATATTTTTGCTGCACCGATTTGTCAATTATTGAAAATCCGGACAAACTCAAAAAAGAAGAGCAGTCTGCTCTCCTTGGGTGTACATATCTGTTCTCTGGTACCGGCGGCTTATTGTCTCAGGGCTGCCTTGGTCCGCACTCTCTGAATCTTGGAGCCGTTACTGTAGACTGCAGCTCCGTTCTTGCGGCTGCGCATGCTCTCCATCATCTTGTTCTGGGCCATGACAATATAGCCGTCCAGCCGCTGGCTGAGCTCCACCACTCTGTCATCGCTGAGGCTGCGCTCCTGTGCCACCTCCAGCAGTTCGCTTCTAAGACTCTCTATAGTTATGAATAAGTCATCTTCTCTGTAATCTCTTCTATTCTCATGGGAAGTCCGGGAAAGGTTCACAATTAGTCACCTGCTCTCTATCAAGTTCCTCCCTATCATAAATCATGATGCCAAAAAAACATATTTTGAAAAAAAAGATAAATTTGGAGTGTAAATTTACACGGTTTCATCCCGGCCATCCTGTCCCGGCAAAACATAACGCTCTCCCAGCACGCTCATCGCAAAGGATATCCATTCACGTGCTGCAAAGGACAGATAGCGGTCCCGGCGCCAAATCATCCCGAGCTGCCATGGAATCACGGGCTCGGTCAATGGAATGACAGCAATTCTGGAACGGTCTATATCCCGGCAGATCGTCTGCGGCAGAAGCGCAATGCCCATGCCCGCCCCGACCATCTGGCTGATCAGATCCCATTGCGAGCTCTCATATACAACCTTGGGCTGGAAGCCCGCCTTAATGCATTCCGTGATAATCCGGTCATGCAGGGCAAAGTCCTCGCGGAACAGGACAAACTCCTCCTCTTCAAGCTCTTTAAGCACAACAGACTCCGCAACCGCCAGCCGGTGTGAAGCGGGCACCAGAAGCTCCAGCCGTTCCTCCACGAAGGTAAAGCAATGAAATTTGTCTGTACTTACAGGCAGCACGATCGCCCCGATATCGAGCAGGCCGGATTCCACATCATCCTCCACCTTTTTGGACCCGTCTTCGTGCAGGCGGATGGTGACCTCGGGATACCGCCTGTGGAATTCCCCGATGACAGCCGGAAAGAAGCTTGCCCCTACCATGGGCGGCAGCCCGATGCGGATATGGCCGCGCTGCAGATTGCGCAGGCTGTCCAGCTCCGAGGAGAGGCTGGCGAAGGACTCTACAATATTTTGCGCCTTGGACAGCAGAATCTCCCCCGCATCGGTCAGCCGGATGCTTTTGCCTTCCCGGTAAAAAAGGGCCGCTCCAAGCTCCTCCTCCAGATTGCGGATCATTTTGCTGATGGTGGGCTGGGTGATATAGAGCGATTCAGCCGCTTTGGAGAAGCTGTTCATTCTTGCCACCTGGACAAAATACTGCAGCTGACGGATATCCACGGACCACGCCTCCTATGTATAGATAAATGGAATGTCACTTATTCAATCTATTCATTTTACCTATGAAAATAATCGTTGTAAAATTTCATTACAATGAAAGGAGCGAAGCCTTATGAAAAAACTGACTGTAGGCTTGCTGCAGATTGCCGGTCTTACCTTGTTCGCCATGCTGGTTAATTTCCTGACCTCACTAATACATCTTCCTATTCCCGGAAGCATTATCGGGATGATTCTATTATTTCTGCTGCTGGAAACCGGCGCCGTCCGCCTGAACTGGGTCGAAGTCGGGGCATCCTGGCTGCTTGCCGAGCTGCTGCTGTTCTTTATCCCCTCTGCTATTGGCGTAATGAAATACTCCACTATGCTTGAAGCTGACGGACTTCAGGTGCTGGGCGTGGTCATTGTGGGCACCTTTGCCGTCATGGCCGGCTCGGGACTGCTTACCGGAGCCATTTATAAAGTAAAGGAGCGTAAAAACTCATGACTACAGGATTAGTACTGCTGGTGCTTACCCTCCTTGTCTATATGCTGTCCAAACGTATCTATGCCGCGAGCGGCAAGGTGTATGCTTCCCCGCTCATCGTCACACCGCTCGTTATGATCTGTGTTCTCCTTATAACAGGAATTCCTTATGAATCCTACAATGCGGGAGGCAAATGGCTTACGGATCTGCTGCAGCCGGCAACCGTCGCCTTTGCGATCCCACTTCATAAAAACTTCAAGGTGCTCAAAAAGCACGCCGCCGAAATTGCGGCAGGCGTGCTCTCCGGTACGGTCATTGCCGTGATGTCCTCCATGCTGCTGGCCAGATGGATGCATCTGAGCGGCGATCTGGCCACCAGCCTGGTCCCCCGCTCGGTGACCACACCGATAGCCATGAGCATCTCACAGAGCATTGGCGGCATCCCGAGCATTACGGCCGTATTCGTCATCCTCACCGGTATCCTCGGTACGATGATGGGCCCGTCCGTGCTGCGCCTCTTCCGCATTGACAATGAAATTGCGCGCGGTGTATCGCTGGGAACCGCAGCGCACGGTACGGGCACTTCCAAAGCCTTTGAGCTGAGTTCGCTGACCGGCACCATCTCCAGTATCGCGATGATTTTGACGGCCCTGTTCTCGTTGGGACTTGCGCCGGCGCTGCTCGCGGTTTTCCTCCACTAGGCCGTCCCGGCTTGGGCCGCAGACCTGCACATCCTTTCCTTGGATGCTTCAGGTCTTTTTTTATAGGCATACAGTACTGCAGCAGTTACAGCTTCACAGGCAATCCGCGCTGTGCTGACTCATAAGCCGCGCAGGTTACCTTCAGTGTCCTGTAGCCGTCCTCGTAATCACTGAGAATCCGCGAACGGTCACCTGTCCGTACGGCGTGCAGGAATGCTTCACTCTCTGTAACATACGGATTCCCCGTATTTGCGTATTCTTTAGTATCGCCGCTGCGCAGCTCAAGCAAACGCTCAGGGTTCCAGTCCAGCATGCCTTTATCATTATAGAAGCTGATTCCGGAACAGCCTACCCCGCCGGGCAGTACACAGGTATTGGAAATGTTCGCAATGATCCCGCTCTCGAGCTTCAGGGATACCGTTCCCACATCCGCCACCGTCACACCTTCATGCTTCTCGTGCATAACCCGGTTGCCGAACAGGCCGTAGACCTCGGTAACCTCACCAGCCAGATATCTGAGCAGATCAACGATATGGGTGGTTTGTTCCGTGAACTGGCCCCCGGACTGCTCCTGATTGCGCCACCAGGCCGCGCCCGGCATATCCCCCATCCACTGGCCGACAACCATGCCGATCTTGTCCCCGCTGAGCGCCTGCTTCAGCCGCTGGATATTCTCCTGGTAGCGGAAATGATACCCTACGGAAGTCAGCAGGTTATGCTCTTTGATATCCTGCAGCAGGCTTGCCGGAATTTCGGTGCTTGCGCCAAGCGGCTTTTCGATAAAAAAGGGAATATCCCGCCTGATCAGCGCGCGCTCGATCGCACCATGCGACTGCGGGGGTACGCAGATATAGACGGCATCCAGCTTCTGGCTGTCCAGCATTTCCGTGATCTCCCCGTAGCCCTCGGCTCCGTAAGGACGGGCCATATCCTCGCCCTTCTGCTTACTGCTGCCGCAGACTGCCTTAAGGGTGACATCCTCCATTCCCGCCAGCAAATCCGCATGCACTTTGGAGAACCAGCCGGTTCCTACAATTCCGATATTGAGTGCCATATTATTTCCCTCCTGTAGATTTCAATTGAATGCCTTTTCATAGAGTATACCCTGTCAGCCCATGACAAGGTAGTCCCGCCATTCATCCGGGAGCAGCCCCTGATACGGATACTGCAGGAAGCGGTCATCTGCCAGTACAATCCTTCCGCTGTCGCTTTCGCTGCGGATCAGCCTTCCGCCCGCCTGCAGCACCTTGCACATGCCCGGGTAGACATAGGCGTAATCAAAGCCGTTTTTGCCCCGGGACTGAAAATAACCCCGCAGCAGATTACGCTCCAGCCCGACCTGCGGCAGGCCGACACCTACCACCATTACACCGTTCAGCCGGTCCCCGGGCAGATCCACACCTTCCGAGAAGATCCCTCCGAGTACAGCGAAGCCTAGCAGCGTCCTTGGATTATCCGGCTGAAACGCAGCAAGAAACTCCACCCGCTCCGGCTCACTCATCCCGCTGCTCTGGACGATGGTCGGCACCTCCGGGTACTTCTCTGCAAACCGCTCATACACGTTCGCCAAATACACATAGGAAGGAAAGAAGACCAGATAGTTACCTTTCCGCGACGTCATGCCTTTGAGTGCATCCGTCAGCGGAAGCAGCGAATCTTCACGGTCACGGTAACGGGTGGATACAGGCAGCACAGATACCTGCCACTGCTCTTTATGAAAAGGCGACGGTACGCTGAGGCTGTAGTCCTCCTCCCCTGCGCCGATCATATCCCGGTAGTAAGAGAGCGGCGACAGTGTTGCGGAGAACAGAATCTGGCTGCGGAAGCTCCGGCCCATCTGCTGAAGCAGGTGGGAGGGGTCCAGATTGAACAGCTTCAGGAAGACATCACCGCGCTGAACCTCCGCGTAGGT
Coding sequences:
- a CDS encoding ABC transporter ATP-binding protein — translated: MIKLLKELKPFKLAVAMILILVFLQSMGDLYLPTLMSDIVDKGIVQADRSYIWKIGGFMLLVAGLGALFSVVASYLSAKVAAGFGKNVRSRMFNHVENFTLHEFDKLGTASLITRTTNDITQVQTVLTMMLRMMISAPMMMIGGIIMAVSEDAKLSLIFVVVIPVLVGAILLIGMKGLPLFKAIQVKLDTLNRVLREHLTGIRVIRSFNRIEHENRRFTEANTDLTATAIKVNKIMAGLMPLMMLVMNFSMIAILYYGGIRIGDGDLQVGSLMAFIQYAMQIMFSLIMVSMMFVLIPRASASAVRINEVLDMQPEIKDPGPTELHNTAEATRGDGRDTMRGFVEFENVSFSYPGAEQPALSGISFSARPGEVTAIIGGTGSGKSTLLSMIPRFYDVVEGAVRVDGVDVRDMTQEELRSKIGYIPQKAVLFTGTINDNIRYGKEDATDEEIIHAAKVAQAYDFVSAMKEGFNSGIAQGGNNVSGGQKQRLSIARALVRKPEVYLFDDSFSALDFKTDARLRAALKEETTESTVLIVAQRVSTVMDADRIIVLDEGRIAGIGNHRELLENSEVYREIVSSQLSEEEIA
- a CDS encoding MarR family transcriptional regulator; this translates as MTLLICLAKHAHSSEEGLKVSEISRRLQITPPTVTQLINSLEAKDMVVRQADPSDRRVVRVKLTEQGVAITRKAKAHMDASLNKLVDYLGEEDSSRLAELLLKVHTFIEDNPPPNLDRLQKNGDDDLD
- a CDS encoding aspartyl-phosphate phosphatase Spo0E family protein; its protein translation is MNLSRTSHENRRDYREDDLFITIESLRSELLEVAQERSLSDDRVVELSQRLDGYIVMAQNKMMESMRSRKNGAAVYSNGSKIQRVRTKAALRQ
- a CDS encoding LysR family transcriptional regulator — protein: MDIRQLQYFVQVARMNSFSKAAESLYITQPTISKMIRNLEEELGAALFYREGKSIRLTDAGEILLSKAQNIVESFASLSSELDSLRNLQRGHIRIGLPPMVGASFFPAVIGEFHRRYPEVTIRLHEDGSKKVEDDVESGLLDIGAIVLPVSTDKFHCFTFVEERLELLVPASHRLAVAESVVLKELEEEEFVLFREDFALHDRIITECIKAGFQPKVVYESSQWDLISQMVGAGMGIALLPQTICRDIDRSRIAVIPLTEPVIPWQLGMIWRRDRYLSFAAREWISFAMSVLGERYVLPGQDGRDETV
- a CDS encoding CidA/LrgA family holin-like protein; this translates as MKKLTVGLLQIAGLTLFAMLVNFLTSLIHLPIPGSIIGMILLFLLLETGAVRLNWVEVGASWLLAELLLFFIPSAIGVMKYSTMLEADGLQVLGVVIVGTFAVMAGSGLLTGAIYKVKERKNS
- a CDS encoding CidB/LrgB family autolysis modulator gives rise to the protein MTTGLVLLVLTLLVYMLSKRIYAASGKVYASPLIVTPLVMICVLLITGIPYESYNAGGKWLTDLLQPATVAFAIPLHKNFKVLKKHAAEIAAGVLSGTVIAVMSSMLLARWMHLSGDLATSLVPRSVTTPIAMSISQSIGGIPSITAVFVILTGILGTMMGPSVLRLFRIDNEIARGVSLGTAAHGTGTSKAFELSSLTGTISSIAMILTALFSLGLAPALLAVFLH
- a CDS encoding Gfo/Idh/MocA family oxidoreductase, which codes for MALNIGIVGTGWFSKVHADLLAGMEDVTLKAVCGSSKQKGEDMARPYGAEGYGEITEMLDSQKLDAVYICVPPQSHGAIERALIRRDIPFFIEKPLGASTEIPASLLQDIKEHNLLTSVGYHFRYQENIQRLKQALSGDKIGMVVGQWMGDMPGAAWWRNQEQSGGQFTEQTTHIVDLLRYLAGEVTEVYGLFGNRVMHEKHEGVTVADVGTVSLKLESGIIANISNTCVLPGGVGCSGISFYNDKGMLDWNPERLLELRSGDTKEYANTGNPYVTESEAFLHAVRTGDRSRILSDYEDGYRTLKVTCAAYESAQRGLPVKL